One Mobula hypostoma chromosome 5, sMobHyp1.1, whole genome shotgun sequence DNA segment encodes these proteins:
- the mgat1b gene encoding alpha-1,3-mannosyl-glycoprotein 2-beta-N-acetylglucosaminyltransferase b, with protein MLRRGNVVAWGVLLFIAWNLLLLFFLLARPPAGGAGGGEAGVPDPEDLTRQVVKVAEEVEQELEVQKKLLHQIQEHQSLWRRGQGQGRGENGNQHPLAPTSAHRPLPQDGPLPVLVIGCDRPTIRRCLDKLLLHRPSKELFPILVSQDCGHEETARVIASYGDQLLHLRQPDLSEPPVPPGHRKFQGYYRIARHYRWALNQVFHTYHYDAAVVVEDDLEVAPDFFEYFRALRPLLLQDPSLWCASAWNDNGKEQMVEVGRPEALYRTDFFPGLGWMLLRSTWEELEPKWPGAFWDDWMRNPAQRQDRSCIRPEVSRTITFGRKGVSNGQFFDQHLKFIKLNERFVPFTSLDLSYLQKERYDPAFTQQVYSAPTLRVEELQRGERPEASQVRVQYTSRDAFKAFAKALGAMDDLKSGVPRAGYRGIVTFMYRSRRVYLAPPEDWSGYDPSWS; from the coding sequence ATGCTGCGCCGGGGCAACGTGGTGGCGTGGGGCGTGCTGCTCTTCATTGCCTGGAACTTGCTGCTCCTCTTCTTCCTGCTGGCCCGGCCCCCAGCGGGAGGGGCTGGCGGAGGCGAGGCGGGTGTCCCGGACCCCGAGGACCTCACCCGCCAGGTGGTGAAGGTGGCTGAGGAGGTGGAGCAGGAACTAGAGGTCCAGAAGAAGCTGCTGCACCAGATCCAGGAGCACCAGAGCCTGTGGCGCCGGGGCCAGGGCCAGGGCCGAGGAGAGAATGGCAATCAGCATCCCCTGGCTCCCACCTCGGCCCACCGACCCCTGCCCCAAGACGGCCctctgcctgtgctggtgatcgGCTGTGACCGCCCCACCATCCGCCGCTGCCTGGATAAGCTGCTGCTACACCGGCCCTCCAAGGAGCTCTTCCCCATCCTGGTCAGCCAGGACTGTGGCCACGAAGAGACGGCCCGGGTCATCGCCTCCTACGGTGACCAGCTCCTCCACCTGCGGCAGCCAGACCTGAGTGAGCCGCCCGTGCCCCCGGGCCACCGCAAGTTCCAAGGTTACTACCGCATTGCCCGGCACTACCGGTGGGCCCTTAACCAGGTCTTCCACACTTACCACTATGATGCCGCCGTGGTGGTGGAGGACGACCTGGAGGTGGCCCCGGACTTCTTCGAGTACTTCCGTGCCCTGCGGCCCCTCCTGCTTCAGGACCCCAGCCTCTGGTGTGCCTCGGCCTGGAACGATAATGGCAAGGAGCAGATGGTGGAGGTGGGAAGGCCCGAGGCCCTCTACCGCACTGATTTCTTCCCTGGCCTGGGCTGGATGCTGCTCCGCTCCACTTGGGAGGAGCTGGAGCCCAAGTGGCCCGGCGCCTTCTGGGACGACTGGATGCGGAATCCCGCCCAGAGGCAGGACCGCTCCTGCATCCGGCCCGAGGTCTCCCGAACTATCACCTTCGGCCGTAAGGGCGTCAGCAATGGGCAGTTCTTCGACCAGCACCTCAAGTTCATCAAGCTCAATGAGCGTTTTGTGCCTTTCACCAGCCTGGACCTGTCCTACCTGCAGAAGGAGCGGTACGACCCGGCCTTCACCCAGCAGGTGTACAGTGCGCCCACCCTGCGGGTAGAGGAGCTGCAACGGGGCGAGCGGCCCGAGGCCTCCCAGGTCCGCGTCCAGTACACCTCCCGCGATGCCTTCAAGGCCTTCGCCAAAGCCCTGGGCGCCATGGATGACCTCAAATCGGGCGTACCCCGCGCAGGCTACCGGGGCATCGTCACTTTCATGTACCGCAGCCGCAGGGTCTACCTGGCGCCGCCCGAGGACTGGAGTGGATACGACCCCAGCTGGAGTTAG